Genomic segment of Variovorax sp. OAS795:
CAAATTGATCGCGGTTTGCTGCAGCGCGGAAAGGGGAACGACCTTGCTGACCAATCCGATCCGCAACGCCTCGTTGGCATCGATGCGGTCGCCCGTCAGCAGCATCCACATCGCGTCCGACTGGCCCACCGCGCGGATCAGGCGTTGCGTGCCCCCGGCGCCTGGAATGCTGCCAACGCGCACTTCCGGCAAGCCGAACTGCGCGTTTTCGGAACAGATGCGGATGTCCGCAAGCAAAGCCAGTTCCAATCCACCCCCAAGGGCATAGCCATTGATCGCGGCAATGACAGGCTTGTCGGTCTGCAGCGTGCCGAAATTGGAATGTCGGGTGCCGGCGCGAAAGACCTGGCGGGCTGCGCTGTCGGCGGGCGGCATCGTTTTCTTGAGGTCTGCACCTGTGCAAAACGCGCGCTCGCCCGCGCCGGTCAGGACGACTACGCGGATCTCCTCGTCGCTCGACACCTGGTCCCAGATCGCGAGCAGCTGCTCGTTGGATTCCGGGTCGATGGAATTCATGGCTTCGGGCCGATTCAGGGTGACGATGGCGACGCCATCCTGGACTGTTTTGACGATGGGCATGATTTGTCTCAGTTCGTGGGAGAGTCGGCGGCGATGACCGCTTCGATGTTTGCTGGCGGCATGCCCAGGTCGACGAGCACCTCGCGCGTGTGCTGTCCGAGCGTTGGAGCGGCCCGTCGCGCCCGAGGCCGCTCGCCAACCGCACCAATGACGCTGCGTGGCATCGTCAACGCTCCTGCGACCGGGTGCAGCAAGGTCTCTGTGAGTGCCGC
This window contains:
- a CDS encoding enoyl-CoA hydratase/isomerase family protein, giving the protein MPIVKTVQDGVAIVTLNRPEAMNSIDPESNEQLLAIWDQVSSDEEIRVVVLTGAGERAFCTGADLKKTMPPADSAARQVFRAGTRHSNFGTLQTDKPVIAAINGYALGGGLELALLADIRICSENAQFGLPEVRVGSIPGAGGTQRLIRAVGQSDAMWMLLTGDRIDANEALRIGLVSKVVPLSALQQTAINLARAMAANAPLAMTAAKRLAMTGRELPLAGGLELERQAFGVLRDSEDRLEGRRAFADKRAPVFRGR